A genomic window from Polyodon spathula isolate WHYD16114869_AA chromosome 43, ASM1765450v1, whole genome shotgun sequence includes:
- the LOC121305465 gene encoding leucine-rich repeat neuronal protein 1-like → MGRRSVLGWPILASQLLAACLVLGTAPSYCPLQCVCDTRPWYTPQSVYHQAKTVDCNELQLNSVPWNISADTQVLLLQSNNISRVTFELQNLANLTELDLSQNHFAGIWDVGLANMSQLITLYLEENQVQDLPDYSLRDLVSLEELYINHNRISSIGPKAFSGLGNLLRLHLNSNRLRAIDSRWFETLPNLEILMIGENPILGLKDMNFQPLSKLHSLVLAGMELKEVPADAFKGLDYLESLSFFDNKLTAVPRAGLKTLPSLKFLDLNKNPIVKVQTGDFQDFPHLEELSLNNMEELIAIEERAFDNLPEMGKLEVKNNPRLSFVARGAFRRMDGLRTLMISNNDLGLLHREVLASFPSLDEISLHSNPIRCECLSNWASVFGSQANVRLLESQITLCASPPQLSGHQLQEVIYSWGLSTNSCLPLISPDGFPDHLNATRGASLSLDCWATADPAPQFYWITPAGVKVTVDTASGKHRLRGQGTLEIRQAGLNDSGLYTCVAWNSEGEDTRSVTLHVDGGGGVSVHASEASNSTGALVILAKWVHARSVVVEWKLYPGGPSPAHETDQPKWASATMKIHNAHISYTAKVPVDIQEYNLTHLQPSTEYEVCLTVSVSAGGHQSQSTCVNVTTKEATFSMEIVAQPGNVALAAVMGSMFAIFIMALLVFYMGRRMKQNACHHSLKKYMQHTTSIPLNELYPPLINLWENETEKEKECALEPQTVQIDTSKTCMW, encoded by the coding sequence ATGGGAAGGAGAAGCGTTCTTGGGTGGCCCATCTTGGCATCTCAGCTCCTGGCAGCTTGTCTGGTCCTGGGCACCGCCCCTTCCTACTGCCCCCTGCAGTGCGTCTGCGACACCCGCCCCTGGTACACCCCGCAGTCCGTGTACCACCAAGCCAAGACGGTGGACTGCAACGAGCTCCAGCTGAACAGCGTCCCTTGGAACATCTCGGCGGACACCCAGGTCCTCCTCCTGCAGAGTAACAACATTTCCCGGGTGACCTTCGAGCTTCAGAACCTGGCCAACTTGACCGAACTGGACTTGTCCCAGAACCACTTCGCTGGGATCTGGGATGTCGGCTTGGCTAACATGTCCCAACTCATCACCTTGTACCTGGAGGAGAACCAAGTGCAGGACCTCCCTGATTACTCCTTGAGGGACCTGGTCAGCTTGGAGGAGCTCTACATCAACCACAACCGCATCTCCAGCATCGGCCCCAAGGCGTTCTCTGGCTTGGGCAACCTCCTGAGGCTCCATCTGAATTCCAACAGGCTCCGGGCCATCGACAGCCGCTGGTTTGAGACTTTGCCCAACCTGGAGATCCTTATGATCGGGGAAAACCCCATCCTAGGCTTGAAGGACATGAACTTCCAGCCTCTCTCCAAGCTCCACAGCCTGGTCCTGGCTGGGATGGAGCTTAAAGAAGTCCCCGCAGATGCCTTCAAAGGTTTGGACTACCTGGAAAGCCTGTCGTTCTTCGACAACAAGCTGACGGCTGTGCCCAGGGCGGGCTTGAAGACCCTCCCGTCTCTGAAGTTCCTGGACCTGAACAAGAACCCCATCGTGAAGGTCCAGACGGGCGACTTTCAGGATTTCCCGCACTTGGAAGAGCTCAGCCTGAACAACATGGAAGAGCTGATCGCCATCGAGGAGAGAGCGTTCGACAACCTGCCGGAAATGGGCAAGCTGGAGGTGAAAAACAACCCCCGGCTCTCCTTCGTCGCCCGCGGGGCTTTCCGGAGAATGGACGGCCTCCGGACCCTGATGATCAGCAACAACGACCTGGGCTTGCTGCACCGCGAGGTCCTCGCCTCCTTCCCCAGCCTCGACGAGATCAGCCTCCACAGCAACCCTATCCGCTGCGAGTGCCTCTCGAACTGGGCGTCCGTGTTCGGCAGCCAGGCGAACGTCCGCCTGCTGGAGAGCCAGATCACCCTCTGTGCCTCCCCGCCCCAGCTGAGCGGCCACCAGCTCCAAGAGGTCATCTACAGCTGGGGTTTGTCTACCAACTCCTGCCTGCCCCTAATCTCCCCTGACGGGTTTCCAGACCATCTCAACGCAACCAGGGGGGCTTCCTTGTCCCTGGATTGCTGGGCGACGGCTGACCCGGCTCCCCAATTTTATTGGATCACCCCTGCTGGGGTTAAGGTCACGGTGGATACTGCTTCAGGGAAGCACCGGCTACGCGGGCAAGGGACTCTGGAGATCCGGCAAGCAGGCCTCAACGATTCCGGGCTGTACACGTGCGTGGCGTGGAATTCAGAAGGCGAGGACACTAGGAGCGTCACCTTGCACGTGGACGGGGGTGGTGGAGTGTCCGTTCACGCTTcggaagcctccaattccacggGCGCCCTGGTGATCTTGGCCAAGTGGGTCCACGCCCGTTCCGTGGTGGTGGAGTGGAAGCTGTACCCGGGAGGCCCCAGCCCTGCCCACGAAACCGACCAGCCCAAATGGGCATCGGCCACCATGAAGATCCACAACGCTCACATCAGCTACACGGCAAAGGTCCCAGTTGACATCCAAGAGTACAACCTGACCCATCTACAGCCTTCGACGGAGTACGAGGTCTGCTTGACCGTGTCGGTCTCCGCCGGGGGTCACCAGAGCCAGAGCACCTGCGTCAACGTGACCACCAAGGAGGCCACCTTCTCCATGGAGATAGTGGCCCAGCCCGGCAACGTGGCTCTAGCAGCCGTGATGGGGTCTATGTTCGCCATCTTCATCATGGCCCTGCTGGTGTTTTACATGGGCCGGCGCATGAAGCAAAATGCTTGCCACCACTCCCTGAAGAAATACATGCAGCACACCACTTCCATCCCTCTGAACGAACTCTACCCTCCCCTCATCAATCTGTGGGAGAACGAAACCGAGAAGGAGAAAGAGTGCGCCCTGGAGCCACAGACCGTGCAGATAGACACTTCAAAGACCTGTATGTGGTAG
- the elk1 gene encoding ETS domain-containing protein Elk-1, with product MDSSSVLSAMDPSVTLWQFLLHLLDDPGRQHLITWTSSDGEFKLLDAEEVARLWGLQKNKTNMNYDKLSRALRYYYDKKIIKKVSGQKFVYKFVTYPDPVALETMKEETNRRENPLDILPRSAGAEGGEGHVQRGSGGTNAPKSSRNDYMRSGLYSTFTIQSLQSPSKPARAIKTESPQPGKHKTSPPSKTSPPSAGVQQLPEVRIHPEGSPCGLDSRPPDEPLTLQVIVTQPSPSSTPSLSPQAQMEITPKDPGLSDPLPVFTSSVSDPSSKLRAPGESVEISQQHQIIVVIQPSPPDTGDGSQPAGDCILEIVPLDQPEVPSETAAENAGLPTSTGEVPENTPGEGEPKSGQTEEKERGEPGGGSSKSPAVAAPATGPEVQPPKAKKPKGLELPSSPTLLPCGLTQDKVNAAVNSLLAAGSAANTLTPTVITSHALTPVLLTPSPLPSAIHFWSTLSPIAPRSPAKLSFQFPSNGSNQIQIPTLSVDGLSTPVVLSPGPQKP from the exons ATGGACAGCAGCTCGGTTTTAAGCG CCATGGACCCCTCGGTCACGCTGTGGCAGTTTCTGCTTCACCTGCTGGACGACCCCGGGCGCCAGCACCTGATCACGTGGACGTCCTCCGATGGGGAGTTCAAACTGCTGGACGCCGAGGAGGTGGCCCGGCTTTGGGGTCTGCAGAAGAACAAGACCAACATGAACTACGATAAGCTGAGCAGAGCGCTGCGCTACTACTACGATAAG AAAATTATCAAAAAGGTAAGCGGGCAGAAGTTCGTCTACAAGTTCGTGACCTACCCGGACCCCGTTGCCTTGGAGACCATGAAAGAGGAGACGAACCGACGGGAGAACCCGCTGGACATCCTGCCCCGCAGCGCGGGGGCGGAGGGCGGGGAGGGTCACGTTCAGAGAGGCTCAGGTGGCACCAACGCGCCCAAGAGCAGCCGTAACGACTACATGAGATCGGGTCTCTACTCCACCTTCACCATCCAGTCCCTGCAGTCACCCAGCAAGCCAGCCAGGGCGATCAAAACAGAGAGCCCTCAGCCCGGCAAACACAAGACCTCTCCGCCCAGCAAGACCTCTCCCCCCAGCGCAGGGGTCCAGCAGCTACCAGAG GTGCGGATTCACCCTGAGGGGTCCCCATGCGGTCTGGATTCAAGGCCCCCGGATGAACCGCTGACCCTGCAGGTGATCGTGACCCAGCCCTCCCCCTCGTCCACCCCCTCGCTCAGCCCTCAAGCCCAGATGGAAATCACCCCG AAGGATCCCGGCCTGTCCGACCCTCTTCCGGTTTTCACCAGCAGCGTCTCCGATCCTTCCTCCAAGCTGCGGGCTCCCGGGGAGAGTGTGGAGATCTCACAGCAACACCAGATCATCGTGGTGATCCAGCCCTCTCCCCCAGACACAGGAGATGGGAGCCAGCCAGCCGGAGATTGCATCCTGGAGATCGTGCCTCTGGACCAGCCTGAG GTCCCTTCTGAAACAGCGGCCGAGAACGCGGGACTTCCCACGTCGACAGGGGAGGTGCCTGAAAATACACCCGGTGAGGGTGAGCCGAAATCGGGGCAAACcgaggagaaggagaggggagaaCCAGGAG GTGGTTCCAGCAAGTCTCCGGCCGTTGCTGCCCCAGCCACTGGCCCCGAAGTCCAGCCGCCCAAAGCCAAGAAGCCCAAAGGCTTGGAGCTGCCCTCCTCACCCACGCTTCTACCCTGTGGACTCACTCAGGACAAGGTTAACGCAGCGGTCAACAGCCTCCTGGCAGCAGGCAGCGCTGCCAACACCCTCACCCCCACCGTCATCACCTCCCACGCACTG ACTCCGGTGTTGCTAACCCCCAGCCCCCTCCCCTCGGCTATCCACTTCTGGAGCACGCTCAGTCCCATCGCACCACGCAGCCCAGCCAAGCTCTCATTCCAG TTTCCATCCAATGGAAGCAACCAGATCCAGATTCCCACCCTCAGCGTGGACGGTCTCTCCACGCCTGTGGTCCTCTCTCCAGGGCCTCAAAAACCGTGA